In the Methanobacterium sp. genome, TTTCTTTTCCAATATAACTCGTATTTAGAGCATCTTTGAGCTTGCGGGGTAATATCAGTGTTAATTCTTCTTTAAGCAGAACTTCATTTTTGGGTGAATATTCAATTGTATATCCTTCATCCAGCAGTGATTTAATGTGTTCATGCACACCTGACTCTGGAATTTCAAGCTGTGAAGAGATTTCATCAATAGGAATATATTTACCCTTTTTCTCATAAAGTGTTTCTAATACTTTATTTTTCATTTTAACACCTTTAATTATCTGGATTTTTTGAAATTAAATTTGTCATGTAACTATTCACAGCCGCAGAAACTGCTGCAACCTTTGGAGAAGGTTTAAATGTTGATCTAAGCCTTGCAGCTCTTTTTGCATCTGCTTTAATTACTTCTGCCATGTGTCCAATGATTTCCTCACGATGCTGGTCCACAAAGTGGGTGTGAAGCTTTCCCTCTCTAAAATGTTTACTGAGCATCATTGATTTGTGGAAAGGTATGGTGGTTTTAACTCCAAGGATAATGTATTCATTTAATGCTCTTCTCATACGGGCTATAGCTTCATCCCTGTTCATCCCATGTGTAATGAGCTTTGATATCATGGAATCATAGAATGGAGGTATGGTATAGTTCATGTAAACTCCACTGTCAACCCTTACCCCAATTCCTCCAGGTGAACGATAACCAGTTATTTTACCAGGATTTGGAGCAAAATCATTCAATGGATCTTCAGCATTTATCCGGCATTCTATAGCATGCCCTCTAACTGTAATGTCTTCCTGCATGCAGCAGATTTCTTCACCAGAAGCTATTTTAAGCTGCTGTTTTACGAGATCTATCCCTGTTACTACTTCTGTTATCGGATGCTCCACCTGAATACGTGTATTCATCTCGAGGAAGTAATAATCTCCATTTGAATACAAAAATTCCACTGTTCCAGCGTTTGTGTATCCTATAGAAGATGCAGCTCTAACTGCAGCCCCTCCCATTTCTTCACGAAGCTCTTCAGTCATAATAGGTGATGGGGATTCTTCAATCAGCTTTTGATGTCTTCGCTGGATGGAACATTCTCTGTCTGCAACGTGGACGGTGTTTCCATGCTCATCTGCAAGGATCTGGAATTCAATGTGCCTGGGCTCTTCAACATATTTTTCAATGTAGATAGTTGAATCTCCAAATGCAGAGGCTGCAACCGACTGCGTGGATTCGATGGCACGCACAAGTTCGTCTTCTTCGTAAACTGTACGCATTCCAATCCCTCCACCACCAGCAGATGCCTTTACAATGACTGGGTATCCTATGGATTCTGCAATATCAACTGCTTCGTCAAGCTCACTTATTCCTTTAGCAGTTCCTGGAACTACAGGTACTCCTGCAGATTGCATTAATTTTTTGGACTCAATTTTACTTCCCATAGCTTCTATAACAGATCCTTTAGGTCCAACCAATTTGATTCCATGTTTTTCACACTCTTCTCCAAGCCGGGCATTTTCGGCCAGGAACCCGTATCCTGGATGGATTGCTTCAGCACCGCACTTCTGTGCAGTATCAATTATTTTTTCAATGTTTAAATAGCTCTCTGATGGGCTTGACTTTCCTATATTATAAGCTTCATCTGCATATTTTGCAAAAAGTGAGTTTTTATCAGCATCTGAATATACGGCAACACTTGAAACCCCCAGTTCTTTACATGCTCTCATGACTCTTATTGCAATTTCACCACGATTAGCAATCAGGATTTTGTTAAACATAACTATCGCCTCTAAAATTTGTAGAAGTTTAAAATGATTTGAATACTGTGAATTGATTTATTCTAATTATAGAATGACTCATTATCATTATATTGATTTTATATTAATTTATCTTTGATCATATTATATTTACAAAAATAAGTGCAATGATCAAAAGATAGGATGCTAATCGATGAGTAAAAAACCAAAAATTACCAAAAAAAGACATATTGAGATGATACTCCAGCAGATACCTCCTTATAAATCTCCAAAAGTTCATCTGGAACAGTATACGACACCTTCAAACATAGCTGCTGATCTTCTGTGGAATGCCCATTTTCTTGGGGATATAAAAGGTAAAAAAGTTGTTGATTTAGGCTGCGGTACTGGTATATTTACGATTGGGGCAGCTATACTTGGGGCAAAGGAGGTTATTGGGGTTGATGCCGATCCAGAGGCAATAGGGATTGCAAGGGTGCAGGCATCAAAAACTGGTGTTGATAATACAACAGAATTCATTTTGGAAGATGTTCAGAATTTTACTCAAAATGCAGATACAGTTATTCAAAATCCTCCGTTTGGGGCACAGAAAGCAAAAAGAAAAGAAGCAGATAGAATTTTTATGAAAAAAGCCATTGAAATCGCTCCAGTTGTATACTCATTCCATATGGCGGAAACAGAGGAATTTGTGGAGAAATTTTTTAATTCATTGGGCGGCCAGGTAACTTATAAATTTTATTATAGTTTCCCTATACTTCGTATTTATCATTTTCATGAAAAGGAGAAAATAAACATTGATGTGGTTGTACTGCGGATTCAAAGGACTAAGAAAATAAAATAAAAAGTTTAAATTACCATATTTTTATATATAAATAAATCCAAATAATAAACCAATATTTAATATACAAAATATTAAATAACAGTAAATCATAAATCATAATAAAAAATTAGGGTTGAATCAGGAGTATATCTTTAGTATTTATATACAACTTCTACTAAATCTAAAAAGGTTGTACACTACATATATAAAAGATAGAAAACAGATAGTGGAAAATGGAACAAAAACATTTATCCATTTTTATACCTGCCTCAATAACTGCTGAGACCAATGATTTAAAAATAAAAACTTACAAGGTAGGTTCAATTGGTAGATCTGCAGCAATATTCAGGGCTGACCAGATTGTTGTTTATAATGATAATTCAGATAGGAAAGAGGTAAAGTTTATTAGTGATGTTCTCACTTATATGAATACCCCTCAATACCTTCGTAAAAAGGTATTTCCAATCTCAAGGGAATTAAGAAACGTGGGAATTCTTCCACCACTTAGAACTCCCCATCATCCTACAGATGAACCAAAAGTAGGTGATTATAGACAGGGATTCACCATAAAAAGGACAAAGAAAGGTACAATAGTTGATATCGGAGCGGATAGGCCTGCACTTTGCCCGGAAAAACTCAGCATAAATAAGGTATTCAGCTTCCGTGTTACGAAGCTATCAAAAAAAGACATATTAATAGAACCAGATAAACCCGACTTTTACTGGGGTTACAAGGTTTTATCTACTTATAAGGATTTGTATGAAAGCATACAGGAAGTTAAACCAGACGTTGTTATTGGTACTTCCAGATGTGCAGAGCCCATCACTTCTATTTTAGATGAAGTAAAACACAGGATAAAAGATGCCAGACATCTGGCTATTTTGTTTGGTGGTCCTTATTCAGGCTTGCATGAACTTATTCAGGGCCGAAAAAATATAATGGATCTTGAAGTCAATACAGTCCCCTCACAGGGAACTAAGACTATAAGAACAGAAGAAGCTGTTTTAATAACTTTATCTGCATTTAATCTACTTTTAGATTAAATAACCTGGAAAAACTGAAAAATTGTAAAGCAACCTTTTAAAAAAGGTTGATCAAAACTTTTGATGGAAAAATTGTAAGTAAGGAGGTAAATTAGAATGACCAGACATCACCAACCACGAAAAGGATCAGTTGCATTTTCTCCTCGAAAGAGGGCATCAAAGCAATCTCCCAGGATTAAATCCTGGCCTCAAGTCGATAAAACGGGGTTACTTGGCTTTGCAGGGTATAAAGTGGGAATGACTCATGTTAAATTGACTGACAACAGGAAAAACTCCCCAACTGAAGGGATGGAGATTTCAACTCCAGTAACCATACTTGAAGTTCCCCCTGTTACTGTAATGGGCATAAGAGCATATACAAAAACCACCAGTGGTCTAAAAACCATGATGGATGTTATGGCCAGTGAATTAAGCAAAGAGCTTTTTAGAAAAATACCACTACCTGAAGAATATGATACTGATTCTAAACTATCTGAATTAAATGAAAATATTGATGATATTTTTGATATCCGCGTTTTAATACACACCAACCCTAAGAATGCCAGCGTTCCTAAAAAGAAACCAGAAATAATAGAGTGCGGTCTTGGGGGTGCTACAGTTTCTGAAAAGCTTGAATACGCTACAAACATTCTTGGAACTGAAATAAATGTAGATGACGTTTTTTCTGATGGAGAACACATTGATTCTGTAGCTATCACCAAAGGAAAAGGATTTCAGGGCCCTGTTAAACGATGGGGGGTTAGAATACAATACGGAAAAGCTGCAAGAAGTAGTAAAGGAAGACATGTTGGTTCATTAGGTCCATGGTCACCAGAGCGAACAATGTGGACAGTTCCACAGGCTGGACAGATGGGATATCACAAAAGAACAGAATACAACAAAAAAATTCTTAAAATAGGGAACGCTTCTGAAGCAGATTCTGTAAATCCTGATGGAGGGTTCGTTAAATACGGTCTTGTTAAAAACAACTTTGTAGTGGTGAAAGGATCACTACCGGGTCCAACAAAAAGGCTTGTAATTTTAAGAAAAGCGATGAGACCTCACAGAAAGCATGACGACGCACCAGAAATATCACACA is a window encoding:
- a CDS encoding acetyl-CoA carboxylase biotin carboxylase subunit — translated: MFNKILIANRGEIAIRVMRACKELGVSSVAVYSDADKNSLFAKYADEAYNIGKSSPSESYLNIEKIIDTAQKCGAEAIHPGYGFLAENARLGEECEKHGIKLVGPKGSVIEAMGSKIESKKLMQSAGVPVVPGTAKGISELDEAVDIAESIGYPVIVKASAGGGGIGMRTVYEEDELVRAIESTQSVAASAFGDSTIYIEKYVEEPRHIEFQILADEHGNTVHVADRECSIQRRHQKLIEESPSPIMTEELREEMGGAAVRAASSIGYTNAGTVEFLYSNGDYYFLEMNTRIQVEHPITEVVTGIDLVKQQLKIASGEEICCMQEDITVRGHAIECRINAEDPLNDFAPNPGKITGYRSPGGIGVRVDSGVYMNYTIPPFYDSMISKLITHGMNRDEAIARMRRALNEYIILGVKTTIPFHKSMMLSKHFREGKLHTHFVDQHREEIIGHMAEVIKADAKRAARLRSTFKPSPKVAAVSAAVNSYMTNLISKNPDN
- a CDS encoding METTL5 family protein translates to MSKKPKITKKRHIEMILQQIPPYKSPKVHLEQYTTPSNIAADLLWNAHFLGDIKGKKVVDLGCGTGIFTIGAAILGAKEVIGVDADPEAIGIARVQASKTGVDNTTEFILEDVQNFTQNADTVIQNPPFGAQKAKRKEADRIFMKKAIEIAPVVYSFHMAETEEFVEKFFNSLGGQVTYKFYYSFPILRIYHFHEKEKINIDVVVLRIQRTKKIK
- a CDS encoding putative RNA uridine N3 methyltransferase, giving the protein MEQKHLSIFIPASITAETNDLKIKTYKVGSIGRSAAIFRADQIVVYNDNSDRKEVKFISDVLTYMNTPQYLRKKVFPISRELRNVGILPPLRTPHHPTDEPKVGDYRQGFTIKRTKKGTIVDIGADRPALCPEKLSINKVFSFRVTKLSKKDILIEPDKPDFYWGYKVLSTYKDLYESIQEVKPDVVIGTSRCAEPITSILDEVKHRIKDARHLAILFGGPYSGLHELIQGRKNIMDLEVNTVPSQGTKTIRTEEAVLITLSAFNLLLD
- the rpl3p gene encoding 50S ribosomal protein L3 translates to MTRHHQPRKGSVAFSPRKRASKQSPRIKSWPQVDKTGLLGFAGYKVGMTHVKLTDNRKNSPTEGMEISTPVTILEVPPVTVMGIRAYTKTTSGLKTMMDVMASELSKELFRKIPLPEEYDTDSKLSELNENIDDIFDIRVLIHTNPKNASVPKKKPEIIECGLGGATVSEKLEYATNILGTEINVDDVFSDGEHIDSVAITKGKGFQGPVKRWGVRIQYGKAARSSKGRHVGSLGPWSPERTMWTVPQAGQMGYHKRTEYNKKILKIGNASEADSVNPDGGFVKYGLVKNNFVVVKGSLPGPTKRLVILRKAMRPHRKHDDAPEISHISTASKQGV